Below is a genomic region from Cyanobacteriota bacterium.
GCGATCGTCCCCAATGGCCAAGGATGGCGATGGAGTGACGAGCTAGGGCTGTACTTAGGGATCCATGACCACAAGCTCCGGTACTTCCAGCCCACGGGAGAGCTAGTGCCCACCCCAGAGGAGGATGCCCTTCAGCAATACCAGCGGGCAGAGCGAGAAGCCCAACGGGCAGAGCGCTTGGCAGCTTATCTCCGCTCTCAGGGTTTTAACCCCGATGAGCTGTAAAG
It encodes:
- a CDS encoding Uma2 family endonuclease; translated protein: AIVPNGQGWRWSDELGLYLGIHDHKLRYFQPTGELVPTPEEDALQQYQRAEREAQRAERLAAYLRSQGFNPDEL